In Myxococcales bacterium, the DNA window GTCGCTCCACGGCCTGAAGGTCGGGGCGCTGGTCGGAGCCGCATCAGGGCTCGCCAGCGCGTCAGCCAGCCTGCTTTCGTCTGCACCCAGGCCACCCGCGACGAAGATCCTGGCAGCGACCGCGGTCAGCGGAGCGCTCCTCAGCTTGTCGTTCTTCGTGTTGTCCCTGCTCGTTTCTCCCGCGCTGCGTCATCGTGCCGGGCGCGGCTTGGCGCTAGCGCTTCAGGCGATCGCCGCCGGACTCTTCGTCGGCGTCCACCTCACCAGCGGTGTGCTCAAGGCGTTCTCGGGGTCTTATTTGACGCTCGGCGCCGTGGAGTTCTTCATGGCCGGGGGACCCCACTTGCTGCTCACCATCGTCGTCGGGTACGGGCGTTGGGTCGCCCTACTCGGTCTCGTGGTGACGGCGGTCATCGTGATGGTGACACGGGCCGGCCGCGCAGCGCTCCGGCGCTCTCCGCGCACCGGAGCGGCGCGGCAGCCAAGACAGCTACTTGGGTTTGCCGCGCTCACCGGCTTCGCCAGCGCCGGTCTGGTACCGGCGGCGGTGAGCAAGGACCTCGCCGCCGCCAGCCCCGAAGCCGCGTTCGCCGAGTCGTTGACGCCGGGCGAGTGGGAGCCGGTGACTGCGGAGCCCGAGGCCAACGGCAGGGCAATCGGCGGGACGCCCAGGCGCGTGCCAGACGAGGGCCCCGTGCAAACCGAGGGCAAACGCTGGCGCGAGCTGGCGAGGGCAGCACCGACACGCAAGACGAACGTGCTCTTGCTCACCCTCGAGTCGATCTCGATCAAACATCTCGGTTACTTCGGCTACGACCGGGGAACGACGCCGAACTTGGATCGCATCGCGGAGCGCAGCTTGCGCATTCGGCGAGCGTGGACCACCGCCACCCACTCCAACTACGCGCAGATGGCCATCCTGTCGTCGCTGTTCCCGAGACGCACGACCGGCCTCGACGTGTACAGGCGCCTCGACTACCCGCGCGTGCTCTTGCACGACGCCTTCAACCTGCTCGGGTATTCCACCGCGACCGTTTCGAGCCAGGACGAGACCTGGCAGGGAATGCTCAAGTTCCAAGAGACGGGTACGCCTACTTTTTATCGGCACTCCAGAAACTACGATGGGCTGCGTCAAGACATCGGCAGCGAGCTGGTGGTGCTCGACCACGTGACGGTCGAGGTGGCCAGCGACTGGATCCGCCGCCAGGGCCCCAAACCCTGGTCGCTGTACGTGAATTTTCAGGCGACTCACTTCCCGTACAAACTCCAGCCGGGGATCCCAGCTCCCTATCAACCCACCAATCTGACGCCGGGGACCTTCGATTACCTGGGGTATCCGGAGAGCGATCGCCAACAGGTCATCAATCGCTACGACAACGCCCTGCACTATGTCGACGAGCAGATCGGGAGGCTGGAGAAGGCCCTGGAACGCGCGGGGCAACTCGACGACACGATCTGGATCATCACCGCGGACCACGGAGAGAACTTCCACGACCACCGCCAGGTGACCCATGGCAAGACGCTGTACGACACCGAGGCGCGGATCCCGCTCTTGATCCATTGGCCGAAGGGGCTCGAGCCAGCCGACGTCAACGACCCGGTATCGCACCTCGACATCCTGCCGACTCTGCTGGACCTGTTGCGGCTGCCACCGCACCCCGCGTTTCAGGGGCGCAGCTTCCTGTCCGGGGCCGAGCCTTCGCAGCAGCCGCCCGGCATCTACATGAACATTCAGGGGCTGAAGAGCGGTGAGGCCGTGGTCTGCTGGCCGTGGAAGCTGGTGGTCAACCGCAGCATGAAGACGACGGAGCTGTTTCAGCTCGAGCGAGACCCGGACGAGCTGGACGACCGAATCGAACGAGAGGCGGAGGTCGCCGACGCGCTCAAGCGCACCCTATCGGCCCAGATCTCCGCGCAGCTCGCGTATCACAAACAAGGCAACCCGGCGCTCACCGAGCGTTACGCGCCGCGTTTGCTCAGCTGCCCGAGCCTGCCCGGTGTGCAGCGCGCAGCAGTACCCGAGCAAGAGAAGCCGGAACGCGCGCGCGGTACGGCGCCCACGGAGCTCGTGCGCGAGGTCGAGGCGAAGGCCCCGGAGCGGAAGAACTGAGTCGAACGCGGCAGAAGCTTTGAGCCAATGCCGGGGTCAGCGGGCGCTCGGCGGGACCTCGAGGTGCGTCACGAGCTCCTCGAGATGTGCGAGGTGCTCTCGATTGACGGAGACGAAGCCGGTCGCGTCGAGCAGCTCGGAAGCCGCTCGCCGCACGACGGAGTGGCCCTCCCCGGTCAGAGTCTCGGAGATCTGCTGGGCAATTTCGGGATCCAGATGGACCGAGGCCGCCAGGATGTCCGAGGGAATCGGGCCCGCGCATTTGATCACGTTGACCTTCGCTCTGCCCCAGCCCGCAGTTCGGATCCGACCTGCGTCATCGAAGTGAGCGAAGGTCGCGCCGACATCGGCGCGGCCATCTTGCACGGCCGCGACGACGGCGTCGTGGGTCCCGAGAAAGTTCTCTTCGCGAAACGCTCGTGCGGGGTCGACGCCGGCCGCCCCAAGTGACGCGCGGATGACCAGGTAGCCTGCCGAGCTCATGTGATCCACCCAAGCAGCGCGCACACCTCTCAATGCCTCGATGTCTCGAATGTTCGAGTCCTCCCTGCTGAACAGCGCCGTCCAATACCAGGCGGACCCCGAGCGGACCGGCGCTGCAAGCGGCACGGCGCTCCCTCGCGCGATGGCGCGGACGGCAATCATCGGCGGCAACCAGGCAAAGTGGATCTCACCCCAGTGCAGCCCCGCCAGCAGATCCGTGTAGGTGCCTACCGCGTGGGACACCACGGGAAATTCGATGGCAACGCTGAGTGCGTCGCACAGCACATCGAGACGACCGTGTGTTGGCCCGGCCGCCCGCACCGTCGGTCGCATCGTGACTCGGCCGGCATCGGACAGAGTGGTGCCAAGCCGGATCTCGTCGAGCTCGGGAGCGCGGGGCTTCGGCGCGTCGGTCATGGGCTTGAGGCTGAGGTTAGCTCGAAATCGGTCGCGTATCGCCTGCGTCGTCCTAAGCTGTGGAGCGCGATGTGGCACCCTCCGGGCGCAACCCGGCACCCACTGCCCGATGTGACCTGGCCAACTCGGGCCGAGGCTGCCCGATCGCGCTGGTTCAGCCCGCTGTCCGCGGGAAACCTCGACCTTCTCCGGCGCACCTGGGTCCCGGCCATGGTGCCGTGGCGGGCCAGCGACGACGGCTTCGTGACGGAAGACGTGCTCGACTGGTACGAGCGCTTTGCGCGCGGTCGACCTGGCGCTCTGGTCGTGGAGGCCACCGGCATCCGCGACGTGCCCAGCGGGCCGCTCTTGCGCATCGGGCACGACCGCTTCGTGCCGGGCCTGCGCGAGCTGGTGCAAAGGGTCACCCGCGCCTCGGAGGGTCAGACGCGCCTCTTCATCCAGCTGATCGACTTCCTCTCGCTTCGTCGCCGACCCGACCCCGAGCGTTATTTTCGGAGCTACTTCGCGCTCACGGCCAGGCACCGCCAGCTCCTCGCGGACCGGGCACAGGGGGACGACAACCAGCGGTCGCTGCTGGCGTCCCTGCCCCGCACGGAGCTGGAACAGGTGCTGAGCGAGCGCGAGCTCGAGGCGCTCGACTACGGAGCTCGTGAACGCATCACTGACGTCGAGCTGCCTCACATCCGGGAGCTCCCGCAGACGCTCCCGGCTTCATTTGCCGCGGCGGCCGTGCGCGCAAGGCTCGCTGGTTTCGACGGCGTCGAGCTGCACTACGCCCACGCCTACACGATGGCGTCGTTCCTCTCGGCGCGGAACACCCGGACCGATGGCTACGGTTCCACGCTGACCGGGCGCCTGCGCCTACCGCTCGAGGTGTACACCGAGGTCCGCGCGGCGGTCGGCGCGGACTATTGTGTGGGGTGCCGCTTTCTCGCCGACGAGTGCATCGCCGGTGGCACGCGGCCAGACGAGGCCAGTCAGGTGGG includes these proteins:
- a CDS encoding sulfatase — its product is MPTWYPDSSVPDGSDSKALPSPLSWSLHGLKVGALVGAASGLASASASLLSSAPRPPATKILAATAVSGALLSLSFFVLSLLVSPALRHRAGRGLALALQAIAAGLFVGVHLTSGVLKAFSGSYLTLGAVEFFMAGGPHLLLTIVVGYGRWVALLGLVVTAVIVMVTRAGRAALRRSPRTGAARQPRQLLGFAALTGFASAGLVPAAVSKDLAAASPEAAFAESLTPGEWEPVTAEPEANGRAIGGTPRRVPDEGPVQTEGKRWRELARAAPTRKTNVLLLTLESISIKHLGYFGYDRGTTPNLDRIAERSLRIRRAWTTATHSNYAQMAILSSLFPRRTTGLDVYRRLDYPRVLLHDAFNLLGYSTATVSSQDETWQGMLKFQETGTPTFYRHSRNYDGLRQDIGSELVVLDHVTVEVASDWIRRQGPKPWSLYVNFQATHFPYKLQPGIPAPYQPTNLTPGTFDYLGYPESDRQQVINRYDNALHYVDEQIGRLEKALERAGQLDDTIWIITADHGENFHDHRQVTHGKTLYDTEARIPLLIHWPKGLEPADVNDPVSHLDILPTLLDLLRLPPHPAFQGRSFLSGAEPSQQPPGIYMNIQGLKSGEAVVCWPWKLVVNRSMKTTELFQLERDPDELDDRIEREAEVADALKRTLSAQISAQLAYHKQGNPALTERYAPRLLSCPSLPGVQRAAVPEQEKPERARGTAPTELVREVEAKAPERKN
- a CDS encoding phosphate/phosphite/phosphonate ABC transporter substrate-binding protein, translated to MTDAPKPRAPELDEIRLGTTLSDAGRVTMRPTVRAAGPTHGRLDVLCDALSVAIEFPVVSHAVGTYTDLLAGLHWGEIHFAWLPPMIAVRAIARGSAVPLAAPVRSGSAWYWTALFSREDSNIRDIEALRGVRAAWVDHMSSAGYLVIRASLGAAGVDPARAFREENFLGTHDAVVAAVQDGRADVGATFAHFDDAGRIRTAGWGRAKVNVIKCAGPIPSDILAASVHLDPEIAQQISETLTGEGHSVVRRAASELLDATGFVSVNREHLAHLEELVTHLEVPPSAR
- a CDS encoding NADH:flavin oxidoreductase gives rise to the protein MWHPPGATRHPLPDVTWPTRAEAARSRWFSPLSAGNLDLLRRTWVPAMVPWRASDDGFVTEDVLDWYERFARGRPGALVVEATGIRDVPSGPLLRIGHDRFVPGLRELVQRVTRASEGQTRLFIQLIDFLSLRRRPDPERYFRSYFALTARHRQLLADRAQGDDNQRSLLASLPRTELEQVLSERELEALDYGARERITDVELPHIRELPQTLPASFAAAAVRARLAGFDGVELHYAHAYTMASFLSARNTRTDGYGSTLTGRLRLPLEVYTEVRAAVGADYCVGCRFLADECIAGGTRPDEASQVGVAFARAGFDFLSLSRGGKFEDAKRPQVGSAAYPYTGPSGWECMPTTLADAQGPFGRNVVAGAQIRSAVHSAGLETPLVVCGGIASFTQAEALLEHGHADVVGSARQTLADPDWFEKVRLGLGGQVRRCAFTNYCEGLDQKHKQVTCKLWDRLALDAPNVKLARIGRRRLVAPDFESYASPSLTEGEDRGA